A region of Tachyglossus aculeatus isolate mTacAcu1 chromosome X4, mTacAcu1.pri, whole genome shotgun sequence DNA encodes the following proteins:
- the RPL8 gene encoding 60S ribosomal protein L8 — protein MGRVIRGQRKGAGSVFRAHVKHRKGAAKLRAVDFAERHGYIKGIVKDIIHDPGRGAPLAKVAFRDPYRFKKRTELFIAAEGIHTGQFVYCGKKAQLNIGNVLPVGTMPEGTIVCCLEEKPGDRGKLARASGNYATVISHNPETKKTRVKLPSGSKKVISSANRAVVGVVAGGGRIDKPILKAGRAYHKYKAKRNCWPRVRGVAMNPVEHPFGGGNHQHIGKPSTIRRDAPAGRKVGLIAARRTGRLRGTKTVQEKEN, from the exons ATGGGTCGTGTCATCAGGGGTCAGAGGAAAGGTGCCGGCTCTGTGTTCAGAGCTCACGTGAAGCACAGGAAGGGGGCGGCTAAGTTGAGAGCCGTGGACTTTGCCGAGAGACATGGCTACATCAAGGGGATTGTTAAG GACATAATCCACGATCCTGGCCGCGGGGCTCCCCTTGCAAAAGTGGCTTTCCGGGACCCATACCGGTTTAAGAAGAGGACCGAATTGTTCATTGCCGCTGAGGGAATACACACAGGCCAGTTCGTGTACTGTGGTAAAAAAG CTCAGCTCAACATCGGCAACGTCCTCCCCGTTGGCACCATGCCAGAAGGGACCATCGTTTGCTGCCTGGAAGAGAAGCCTGGTGACCGTGGCAAGCTGGCTCGTGCTTCTGGAAACTATGCCACAGTGATTTCCCACAACCCTGAAACGAAGAAGACTAGAGTTAAGCTGCCTTCTGGATCCAAGAAAGTTATCTCCTCTGCAAACAGAGCTGTTGTTG GTGTTGTTGCTGGTGGAGGTCGTATCGACAAGCCTATCCTCAAGGCAGGCCGTGCTTATCACAAATACAAGGCAAAGAGGAACTGCTGGCCTCGTGTCCGTGGTGTGGCTATGAAC CCCGTAGAGCATCCCTTCGGTGGCGGTAACCACCAGCACATCGGGAAGCCTTCAACTATCCGGAGAGATGCTCCAGCTGGTCGCAAGGTCGGTCTCATTGCTGCCCGCCGTACCGGACGGCTGCGGGGGACAAAGACGGTGCAAGAGAAAGAGAACTAA